The Ipomoea triloba cultivar NCNSP0323 chromosome 4, ASM357664v1 DNA segment AGATGTGTGTAGGTAGATTGTAAATAAAGTAATCCACTTACCATATAAACCAGTTGTAAGAAGAATAGCTGGGTAACATTGTGGCTTGACCtgtgaaacaaaaataaaagagacaCGAGATGAATGATAATCAGAGTACAGTGTAATCACATAAATACAATAACTTTTTCCAGTAATTAACTTTGCAGGAAGTAGTTATTATTAAACATTTGGGAAGATGACGGGGGTCATCAGCCACTTACATTATCAACAGGAGAATATGACTTCATGTAGAAATAATATTCTTCTTTACGAGGATCACCCCATTCCTGCAGCAACACAAGGAGATTACACTCATGTATAACCACCACCCCCACAACACAgacaaaaatgataatgaaaatcACTAGCCTAGTCCAAACCTGTAAAAGAATATGTACTATGGAGTAGTTGATAAGAGGTAAAACAGTAAAGAAGCTAACCTCCCACTCAGAAGTTGTTAGAGGAATAGTTGGGTCAAGCATTGTGGTTAAAATATCTACAAAAGGCACTTCAGCAACAGCTGCCTTAAATAAATCAGGGCGCATAGTGAGCACAGCACCAATTAGCAATCCTCCAGCACTTCTACCATTGATGCAAAGCTTTTCTTTGTTGCaatatttcttttcaatcaaGTGCTCTGCGCAAGCAATAAAATCTGTgaaagtatttttcttcttcagcAGTTTCCCATTTTCGTACCACTGTCTCCCCATTTCACCACCCCCACGAATATGAGCAATTGCATAAATGAACCCTCGGTCCAACAAGGACAATCTTGATGCCTTAAAATAGGGATCAATGCAAACCTGTTCAGTAAGTGACATTAGCAAGTGTTATATGGATAAAGCAAATTTGTGGTACATTAAACCctaaataaattcaatttaaaGCCCTtccaatttctttttctttttttttaattgagccTTCATATAAATGATGCAGAGGTATACCCATTCAAGAGAGAGAAGTCAGAAAACTCGCAATCACAACCCCATCAAAGAAAGAAACAGACAACTTTATTTCAAAACAGAGCAATAAGGAATTTTTGAATTACACTCAAGCAATAGTACTTTATCCACATTAATAATGCAATACCTCATATGACCCATAACCGTAAAGAAGAAGTGGATCTGAACCGTCAAGCTTCACAAGGTTCTTCTTATAAGTAATTGATATAGGTATTTCAGTGCCATCTGAGGCAGTAGCCTGTTGCCTTTCAGTCACATAATTTGATGAATCAAATCCACCCAATACCTGAATCATATGATACAGTAAATTATTATGACTGAACATATGAAACtatagagaaataaaaatgatccttctttcttctttctcttaggaaaagaaaaagtcCAAAAGTACAAACAGCAACAGCCATTTAAATTGTTCCAAAAATCAACCATGTTTTGTGGAACTTCATAAAACAGCTAAAAGAGTGGAAGTAAGATGCAAAACTGATTCAGGGATGCATCGGATGCAATGACTCAGCCATGTAGGATTTAAATGTTGTTAATTACAACTCACGATCATTCATGACCTCTCTAATAACTCACCGGATCAATCTTCTTCAAAACAGAAACTCCTGTGTCCATGTCATAGTCATATACAGAAGGAGGAGTTTTTAGGGAACTATAGAAAAACCTTAGAATGCTGGATGAAAACTGTGATTCTGATGGATCCACGGAGTATATTGGATCAACAAAATCAACAACCCTACCACCTTGAAGTTCTTCCAGTGGCTCCCCAGCAGCAGGAAGGCGATATACAGTTATTTTAGGCAGACCATTTTCACGCTCGTAAACAGCAAGATGGTCACTGAAAAGTTGCATTTCCTGGATCTTTATGCTGCAGAAAAGCTAATTATGATCACTGAATTGCTTCAAAGTATGAATATCTTGAGCATCATGGAAAACCATTAACAAGTATAAagtaaatttttgttttatatatgaGTACAGTGATGTACGCAAAGTGGAGAGTATTTTTCTAACCACTGCCActcctaaaaaaaaatcacaaagagaACTATCATAGGGCAAGACGTcctccaaaaaaaatgaaaataaataaaaggaaccAAAAGAAAACACCACTATGCTTATGATGACAAGAGACAAACATCCATCcatcataattttaatattgccattaatattttttaacagTACTATATACAGACAGGTGAAAAAACCAACACTTAAAGCACtgttaaagataaaattaaggTTGCTTCCTATATAAGCATAAATGTTGAGTTATTACCTTGGCCTGTGAGGAAGAAGAACACTTGTTGCTGATATATTCTCCACAGGGCATGCAATCAATTCTGAGTTAAAACATTCATCACTCTTCCTCTGGATAAAAAAGTGATTTCCACGATGACTAACATATGTTTCAATTCCATTTACTCGATGTGTCAAAGCTAATAATCCATCATCAAGTTTTGAAATGTCTAGATAGAACACAAATCTTGTAGTTTTACTCTCGGATGCTACAAACAAATATTTCTTGCTCTCAGATGCCCGAAGATCCAATGAAAATATGTCATCCTTTTCATGATAAAGGCAGGTGTCATGAGCTTGGTCTGTTCCCAACCTGTGCAGCCACACCTACAAAATGtaatatcaacaaaagaaatttCATTTATAACTTTACCTAATAGGTCTTGAGTAATACAAAAATAAGCCTACcacaaaatagaaaactttaATTTTGGCTCCTATGTAAGGGACATAAGAACTATGTAGATTGAGAAACATCATCAACTGTGCACCTTGGCATATTTCTTTTTACccataaatataaaacataagtttgaatgTGCAACTTATCGagattgccaaaaaaaaaaaaaaaaaaaacaaaacaaaacaaaaacaaaaaaaaaaaaaaaaacaaaacaaaacaaaaacaaaaaaaacccacaaaaaaaaagagtaaaaatcaCCATAAACTTTCTCAAATTAATTCTATCGGACACTATGCACACTTTATAGTTAAATTGGTcccttttgaaaaatattttatgctAGTTTGTTCAATTCTAGAAAGACACTCCttagggaagaaaaaaaaaaaatctttcattAGCAAACTTGGAGATTGGGATCAATATGCTATGCCTTCACTGAAGAGATGTGTTAATTAAACTTGGAAACCAATGACTTCCAGCTCAAAGTTTTTTACCAAACATCATCTGTTGGACAACTAAAGCAAACCTCATATCTAATGAAAACAAAAGATACAGACTAGAAAGAAATGTGATAGGGTTTTGTAGAAAAAAGTCACTGCATGGCATATTGGTCTAAGGCCAAAACCTGTACCTTGTCAAGCCGAAGAATTTCATCCATTGTGACATAAACTAGGGCCTCATCACCTGCCCACTCGAGTTCTGATGTCATACGAACAAGAGGCTCTCCAACTGGTGCTCGAGATTCAATGTCAATAATATGAACAgtatatatttcatttcctaTTGTGTCTTCAGCATATGCCACCAACTTACCATTAGGACTTACCTGAGAAAAGGAAACTGTGAGGAAGACAGAGGTATAGAACCCAAAAAATAAAGCAGAAAGCCCAATAGAAAAGGATTAAAGCAACAAGTCCTTACTTTAAAAGCACTGATACTATAAAATTCTTCGCCTTGAGCTTTGACATTCTCATCAAGGATTACATGCTCTGGTGGGGCATCAGGTCCTGTAGGCATGGTATCATGAACAGATAATGAAGCTTCATGATTGGGTGCAAGGCGTCGACAGTGTTGGGCATATTCCTTGCCTTGAAGCGTCCTTTGGTAGTAGTAATAAGGCCCCCGTCTTATAGGTGCTGAAATGTCATCTTCCTTGATTCTTGCTCTTATCTCAGCATAAATCTCATCTTCCAATTGTTTTGTACCTAAAGAAGTCACCTAACTTTTTTAAAACCATTATCCAGGATAAACTTAAACAGAATCACTGGGGGTTAATTTGATGATCACACATAATAATACAAGACAATGCAATTATATCCTTCAATAGGTAACTCTTTGAAATTCAAATGTAGCATTaaaaatcataacaaaataattgatttCTAAAAGCTAAGAGGAGTTATCTCCAGCTTTCCAagctcttcttcttttccttgcaACAACCTGAAGCTCAACTCCACAAATACTTCAATTTGTTTTCCTCATCCATAACCAATAACAAAGTTTTATGCCACCAAATACTCTACACATATTCCTTTGCCGCATCATGGAGTGGTTGATTTGTGAGTGGCAAAATTAGGGGTAATTAGCATTTTCTAttaataaaacacaataaataataatactagaCAATGCTATTATATCATTCAATAGATAACTCTTTGAAATTCAAACGAAGCATTAAAACTCATAAGAAcataatttatttctaaaagcTAATAGGAGTTATCTCCAATCTCTTCTTTTCCTTGCAACAAGCTGAAGCTCAACTCCACAAATACTTCAATTCGTTTTCCTCGTCCATAATCAATAACAAGTTTTACGCCACCAAATACTCTAGCATATTTTTCATTACTTTTTGTAACAAGAAATTAAACGGAAAGATCAATGTTCTTTTCAGAttagaaaatgaataaaacacaacaaataaGATATCGAACAGAGGAACACACGGACCAGACATGACGCAATCAGTGTAGTCATTTTCCTCCTTGAGATAAGAGAGAACCTCAGGATCAGAGCGATGGTCGTCGCGGAGCCAGTAGTAGTTGTCGACTCTCACGTCGCCGAAAAGCTCCATCTCGTGCTTCACCTTCTTCGCCACCGGCGGAGTAGGTATGCTAGCTGAAGCGTCGTTGCACATTGTTCGAGCAGAAAGTCTGATTGTGCTACAAATCCTCTTCGAGATTGAAGTAGGAGCAAGAGGACGGAGTAGAGGAGCACTGGAGCTTAATATACTGCTGCGTAGAGGTTGAAGCATTCTGGGACACAATCGCTTGCATTTCGGGGGTTAAAAAAGCAATATGGGGGAAGAATTTTAATTCGTTTGAAAAGTTGAGATCAAATCTGTAATTAGGAGAAAACCCAATCAGAATAACCGATTATCAATCATTGCTATGaaaataaaatccaattatGCATTTTCTcttgggaaaatggcatctttagtccctgagttataggggtagtgtagactcagtccctgagttatggccgtatgcgagtttagtccctcagttattcgcgaagtggcgagtttagtccctggccattaaatttgacgaaaaaatttaaaaataatcaaaatttgagggataaaatatgaaattcacattttattcttcttcttatatcaaaaccacttttacaatattatttttgcacttcttagcctaattattttcaagattcttcaattttaaaagcattttaataactttcaaatgacttgttaggaacctgactctcgtataacacacttaaaacttagcacaaataaagaaatgcatgatcattgtatttaggtgtatgaaacacactatcctaacaagtttttatttttttactaagcaacaaatgtaataaaattaaaaattttgagataggatagtgtgtaaaaaaatctcaaaatttttaattttattacatttgttgcttagtaaaaaaaaaaaacttgttaggatagtgtgtttcatacacctaaatacaatgatcatgcatttctttatttgtgctaagttttaagtgtgttatacgagagtcaggttcctaacaagtcatttgaaagttattaaaatgcttttaaaattgaagaatcttgaaaataattaggctaagaagtgcaaaaataatattgtaaaagtggttttgatataagaagaagaataaaatgtgaatttcNCCTAAAAATGCCAATATctttttggattaaaaaaaaaaaaaaaaaacatgtaatcaCTCctgaaaatgtgcactagataAATTTCTAAAGTAATAGAATCACCACTTCAGCACTCCTTTCAAGATAAAATATCTATGTAACCTAACTAATCAAGTAATCAAAATAGTAAATTCAATATAACTAGCTTAATTGACATGTGTGACCGTACACTTTTACCCCTTAAGAAAGGTCGAGAGTTCAAACCTCCTTTAATATGGAAAAACCTATTTGACCAGTACTTACACTATGAGAGCTTAGAAAACCAGACAACCATAGCTATGTAATGGAATTGCCACAAAATCTAACTGACCAGCTATATATGTGAATCAAAATTCACAACGTTAGCCCACTTATGCCATCGTGGCACACATGGTTGTATTtactttaagagttaattccagcaatggtcctccgactatactgattttccaaaattggtcctcgtcttttaatttggacaaaaaagacacttgactttcaaatttgttCCGACAATGGTCCTTCCGTTTAGCTTCAATTAGTTAGAC contains these protein-coding regions:
- the LOC116016976 gene encoding uncharacterized protein LOC116016976, whose protein sequence is MLQPLRSSILSSSAPLLRPLAPTSISKRICSTIRLSARTMCNDASASIPTPPVAKKVKHEMELFGDVRVDNYYWLRDDHRSDPEVLSYLKEENDYTDCVMSGTKQLEDEIYAEIRARIKEDDISAPIRRGPYYYYQRTLQGKEYAQHCRRLAPNHEASLSVHDTMPTGPDAPPEHVILDENVKAQGEEFYSISAFKVSPNGKLVAYAEDTIGNEIYTVHIIDIESRAPVGEPLVRMTSELEWAGDEALVYVTMDEILRLDKVWLHRLGTDQAHDTCLYHEKDDIFSLDLRASESKKYLFVASESKTTRFVFYLDISKLDDGLLALTHRVNGIETYVSHRGNHFFIQRKSDECFNSELIACPVENISATSVLLPHRPSIKIQEMQLFSDHLAVYERENGLPKITVYRLPAAGEPLEELQGGRVVDFVDPIYSVDPSESQFSSSILRFFYSSLKTPPSVYDYDMDTGVSVLKKIDPVLGGFDSSNYVTERQQATASDGTEIPISITYKKNLVKLDGSDPLLLYGYGSYEVCIDPYFKASRLSLLDRGFIYAIAHIRGGGEMGRQWYENGKLLKKKNTFTDFIACAEHLIEKKYCNKEKLCINGRSAGGLLIGAVLTMRPDLFKAAVAEVPFVDILTTMLDPTIPLTTSEWEEWGDPRKEEYYFYMKSYSPVDNVKPQCYPAILLTTGLYDPRVLYSEPAKFVAKLRDMKTDDNMLLFKCECSAGHFSKSGRFEKLKEVAFTYAFILKALSMIPSPGSKTN